In the Brettanomyces nanus chromosome 1, complete sequence genome, GGCTCATAACGTGGCTGTACATGTCATTAACGCTATCGAGCCGATTCAGGAAAGAGTTTGTGAGTACTTTAGTAAGGCCAATCCTGAGATTGGTGAAAAGATTCATAATGAGTTACAGAGTCTTCGCAGAAGTGGGAAGATGTGATTTCAGTGAGCTTAACTCACTCGCTATTATTTATTGTGATTATTCAATCCATTTCGTTTCATGGTAATATCTGTAGAGAATTTTGGTCAAGCTTATCTAGTTTCCTGATTAGGAAAGAATACGCGGCCATGACGGAAAAGCCGTGCCATATATATAGAGAGAAAGATCTTTACCCAGACCAAAAGACTGACTTATCTGGTGTGGTTTCttatttctctttatcaTGGTTTGTCACTGCAACAAAAAAGGCACGAAGGGAGTTTCCAAGGGAGTTTCCAAGGCTTCTACTGAAGTTACTAGTGGCTCGTGCAAATGTGGTGGAGGTTGCAGTAGTTCTAAACGGATAGCTTCACTATCAGAATCCAAGAATTCGGGGGATAATTCTAAAAGGTGCAAATGTGGAACTGGTTGTGGATGTCCTATGTGCAATACCACCAGGTTGTAGAGCTTGATTTACTTAATATATATTCAATTATTCAGGGTATAAGCTCTTACGTAATACATTTTGTAAGCAGGTGTTTGTGCCCCGTCGTTGTACCCAATACGATTCGCGCAATTGTTCGAAAAATTTGCAGGGTTCTTTGTACTTGTTCACTAATATCAATCAGACGTTGCTTCTTTAATCACCATGTTTACCGCAAAGCCAACAGTGCGATGCTTGGGTAAGCGAGTTTTGAATTATAGGATTCAATTGCGAAGATCCCTTGCTACAGCCCAGACTACACCCAACCGAGTGCACGGCGGATTGAAAGACAAGGATCGTATCTTCCAGAATTTGTATTTACAAAATTCCATTAAAAACCATACGGAGTCTTACGATTTAAAGAGTGCTATGAAGATTGGAGATTGGTATAAAACCAAGGAAATCATTTCAAAGGGCGATAAGTGGATAATTGAcgagatgaagaagtctgGACtcagaggaagaggaggtgCTGGATTTCCAAGTGGTTTGAAGTGGTCTTTCATGAATCCTCCAGGCTGGGAAAAAAATGAGGGTCCTCGTTATGTTGTGGTCAATGCCGATGAAGGTGAACCAGGTACGTGCAAGGATCGTGAGATCCTGAGAAAGGAGCCCCACAAATTGGTGGAGGGATGTTTGTTGGCGGGACGTGCCATGAACGCTACTGCCGCCTACATTTACATTAGAGGAGAGTTTTACATTGAGGGAGAGACATTACAAAATGCTATCAACCAAGCCTACGCTGCAGGATATTTGGGCAAGAATGCATGCGGTTCTGGTTACGACTTTGACGTGTTTGTTCATAGAGGTATGGGTGCTTACGTGTGTGGTGAGGAGACGGCTCTTATCGAATCACTTGAAGGAAAGCAGGGTAAACCAAGAATGAAACCTCCTTTTCCTGCAGGTGTCGGTGTTTTTGGAAGACCATCTACGGTGACAAACGTGGAGACTGTTGCTGTGGCTTCCACCATTCTAAGGAGAGGAGGAGACTGGTTTGCCTCTTTTGGTAGAGAGAGAAACCATGGTACCAAGCTATACTGCATATCTGGCAACGTGAATGAGCCCTGcgttgttgaagaagagatgtcaatttctttgaaggatattATTGAGAAGCACGCCGGTGGTGTGAGGGGAGGATGGGATAATTTGCAAGCTGTGATACCCGGGGGTGCTTCCACTCCTATTTTGGCTGAAAAAGACTGTCAGGATATGATTATGGACTACGATTCATTACGCGCAGCGGGATCCGGTTTTGGTACCGCTGCAGTGACTGTGTTTGACAAGCAGGCAGATGTAATCAAGGGTATTCAAAGATTGCTTGCCTTTTACAAGCATGAATCGTGTGGTCAGTGTACTCCATGTAGAGAGGGGTCGAGTTATTTGGCTAAGATGATGGACCGGTTCAGCACTGGACAGGCcaatgagaaagagattgacCAGGCTTTGGAGTTGACCTACAAAGTGTGCGGCCACACTATTTGTGCCATGGGTGAAGCCTTCAGTTGGCCGTACCAGGGATTAGTTAAGAACTTCAAGCCTTTGTTGTTGGACAGAATTAAGCAGTATAAGAAGGAGCATGGTTTTACCGAGGAAGGATTGGAGAACGGTGGTTGGTACCATGAAGTCAAGGTGGAGAATGGTAGTGTTTCTGGTACTCCGCTTCCAAAGGACCCGTTGTATCATTGAACTACGATAACGTTCTTTCTAtttattatatttatttatttatcaTATTTATTCAACATCAGTAATCAACTAGTTGACTATcagtatttttttttttactttcatttttcatttttcatttttcatttttcatttttcatttttcattttcagtTTCAGTTTCGGGTTTTCACTTTTGTCTGCGAATTGACTAGGATACTTTTCTAAGCAGATCCGAGTTTTCTAGACAGTCTTGTTTTCAGGCTTTTAAAGTTGTGCAATGAAGTTCAGCCGATCAGTTGTATTTGTAGCACTTTGTGTTTGTTGCTTGGCTGTGTTTCCAAAAGTTGAGGTTGATTCCGGTGCTTATGGATCGGATTTGGTGACGATTCAGGATAATAGACCAGGAACTGTTCATGGGGTTTCTGCACAGGATGATTTGGATTCTCCAGACTCTCAGGTATCTCATGATGCCCTTCACTCGTTTGTTCTTAGTATCTCGATGATTATAGTGAGCGAGATCGGCGATAAGACATTTCTTGTGGCCGCTATTATGGCAATGAGATACCGTCGTCAACAGGTATTCTTTGCTGCATTCTCCGCACTTGCATTGATGACCATCCTCAGTGGTTTGCTTGGTCATGTTCTCCCCACGCTACTTTCTCGTCGTGTTACGCAGTTCTGtgcatctcttcttttcctaaTATTTGGAACTAAGCTTCTCATTGATGGATTGGGTACTTCGAAGGATCTTGGAGTTCAAGGAGAGATGAACGAGGTGGAGGAAGAGATTTCTGCTGGAAATATCAATAATCGTGGAAGTGAGATGGAAAATGGAGTTAATATCGACTTGGACATGGGCTCAGATCAAGGCGCAGGTTTTTTTGAACCGTCACCCGTCAAGCAGGTGATGATAAACTTTACTGAACGGTTCAAGCAGATTTCTAAATATATCTTTTCTCCAGCGTGGATCCAAACTTTCCTGATGACTTTCTTAGGAGAATGGGGAGATCGATCGCAGATCGCTACAATTGCTTTAGCGGCCGGTTCAGATTATATCATGGTAATTTTGGGAGGTGTCATTGGTCATGGTTTTTGTACTGGTATGGCAGTAATAGGAGGTCAATACTTAGCTTCGAAGATCTCTGTTCGAACGGTCCTTTTGGGTGGATCGGTGGCTTTTTACTTGTTTGCTTTGACCTACCTATATTCTGCCTACTATGATATCGagtaataaaaaaaaacgaTATATACTTAGATAGATTTAATGATTTTTAGTCAACGCCTGGGTTGCTATCACAAGCATACATCCTCTCTCGATTTTACTGTTTGACTATTTCTACCTGTAGCGTCCTTTATAGCTGGTAACAAGATATTCCGGACAGCGTTTGACATCCAAGATTTCCGTTACAACTTGACTTGAGTAGATCTCTGCAATCTTCGCTCCCCCGTGTATTTGCTCCTGGTGGATGGCCAGAAATCTCGGTAGGTATTTTCAGGTATTCGCGCCGTCCGGCCATATCTACATCTTCATTCACATACCTTCACCTAGCTTCAAGTTGCTCCTTCCTCCACAATCATGTTCGCCCCAGGAAAACTGATCCGTTTCCGCTCTAATACACTCTACTCTCCGTGCAGActtttccatttctctACTCGTCGGCTGAATGAGATCCCCAGCGGTCCGAATTTTGATACGCACGGCTTTGTGGCTCAATTGGTGAAGGAAGGATTCACCGAAAAGGAGGCTCAATCAGCAGTTAAAATCGTCACAAAGTCAATTACTGATGGAATACATCGATATGCTTCTAATTTGGTTACAAAGGAAACCTTAAACAAGCTCTCATACCAGCAGAAAGTGGATTTTGCCAAGTTGAAAGGTGAGCTACAGATGATCGATAAGTCAGAATTCAACCTACTACGAAATGAACAGGAAAGAATGCGTAACGACATAGAAAAGATGAGTACCAAGTTCAAGGAAGAGATTAATAAGAGCTTGTCTTCGGTTCGTTTAGACCTATCTTTGGAGAAGGGCCGTGTCAGAGAGGAGTCTTCAATCTACGACTTGAAGATCAAGGAAACAGACACTCGAATCAACCAGGAGATGTATAATTTGAAGGTCCAAATCGATAGTGTGAAAACAACGGTGATGCAATGGCTCTTTGGTGTTTGTACAGGTACATTTGCTCTGATCTTAGCATACGTTAGGCTTGTTAGTTAGTTAAATCTTACTTATAACTTAAATACCCTTTTCACAGACTTGATGGTGTCTTCGGGACACTTCACAGAGTGACCAATAGTTCTTTCATCAGAGTAAATCTCCCAGTCATTACCTCCCTTGTAGGTCTTGTCACCGAAGaaatgaatttgatcaaagCCCTCATCTTTAACAAGATTCAAACAGTAGGTCTTATCCCATCCAGTTGGAAAGACGTCAAAAGATATCTGGCCTCCAATGGAATAGGTTAATCCCAAGCCCAAgaattccttcttcaacgCGGTCACAAACTTCTCTCTAACCTTGTGCTCCAAATCAAACTTCTCGTAGTCGTTTCTCTCCTCGGTAGAGGCATTTCTACCAATAGGAGAAACGTTAACCATACCTTTTCTAAACTCGACAAAGGTTCCTCTTCTAACAGGCAAGTCGATCTCAGAGAGATATTTCAAAATGAACTTAGCAAGTCTGTTGtacttttcttcacctAACCATTTGATAAAAGAGTTAGAAGGAAGCTTCTTTCCCAGTCTGTACGCAGTGAGACCATTCTCAGAGAAACAGAAATCAAAATTGTCTAAAACATCTTCTCCTAATTGTtccaactgcttctttaaaTCAGATCCTCCGACAAATCCAATGGCACATTTCTTCCTTAGCTGCCTCAACGTCTCTTTCATCTCAGGAGACACAAACAATCTGGCCGGGGTTAACGTACCATCGACGTCAAAAAGACATAAAGTCTTTGGAAGttctctatcttcaaaCGACATTAGAAGTATATATATTGAAAGTAGAAAGTGGTAAGaaaggataaagaaagaagccaGCGATGTTGAAAAAGTACAAGTGAAAATTCTAGACACGTTTTAATTTTAGATCTCCGGCGCGACATGGCGAAAATGTCGCTCAAGAGATCGTGAAGTAGGAAGGCAGATGTAGGACAGGGCACGTGTAGAACAGGGCCCGTGTAAGTCAGGGCCCGTGTTTTTCCAGATCGGACCACCCTTGAATCTCTGTAACGGAACATCGGCCCAGTAGCGCGACTCCTTGGGGTGAGCTCTCGCGGTGAGCTCTGTCAGAACCCGTGAAAAACTTGTTTTCGAAGGAAGTGTCTGAATTTGGGATTTAGAGGACTGGACGATATGttctgaagaagcagaataAGGAGACATAAAGATAAAAATACATATATGTAGGAGAGATGGTAGAAACTGTACATTTTCCGgacttttcttccttgGCCATGTACATCTCTTATCCTTGCCTTGTAAAAACTTCGAATAGATCTCTTAGAGAGAGTTTTCCTGAAATCCAATTGAGCGTGAGTCGATCCATTGGTTCCAAAGGTTCTACAGATTCTGTGGAAACAAATGGATCTGTAAATTGCTCAGAATCAAGTGATTCCAGCTCTTCTGTTAGGACGTACAGAAGTAAGCAAAGAATATATCAATCCGCGCGACAGCTTAGAGAAAGATTGGATAGAAATGAAAGAGTATTTATATGGGATATCTATTATGGTGAAAAGGTCAAGTTAATCGAGCTGGGAAGGACGGAGATGGAGGTATTGGAGGCTGGTTTGGGACACTGCACAGTTGAGTACTAATCCCTTAATGAACTTGtcaactttttcaaaatgCTAAATGATTCTCCGGTGAAAAAGCATTTCTTAGATCTTGTCTTGTACTGTTTAAATTCGTTCATCACATCCCCTCTTAAACTTAAAGCTCTAAAAGCTCTAGcacaatttttttttttgtagCATTCCTTTCCGTGCCATATCTGTCAAATATGGATCATTCGAAAGAAGTTACCCAATTAGTTGGCCAGCTTGGAAGCCttgtcaaagaagctgGTTATGATGAAATCTACGGGTATCAAATAGACCCAACCGGAGAATTCTATGACGATGCCACTATTGAAAAATTAGTATATAAATTGCTTAAAGCCTACAAATTTGAATTACAAGACACGAAGAAGCACATCATAGAAATATTGAAATGGAGACGCAAATTTGACCCGTTGAGTGCTGCCTTCCTTGAGAAGCATGCCCCAAAGTTCGACAAGATCGGTGCATTGACGTTAAATCCAGATGGAGCTTCTGGCCAAAAAGTGGTCACGTGGAATTTCTATGGAACCATCGATGATCCTCAGGACGTATTTGGTCATGTGAATGAGTTTATTCGATGGAGAGTTGGATTAATGGAACAGGCTTTGAATATGTTGGACTTGAATGATGCTGACAACGATTATATGGTTCAAGTTCATGACTATAAAGGAGCTTCTTTATTTAGTATGACTGGAGATGCTAAAAAAGCTTCCACGAGCATCATCAGGTTGTTTGGGGATTATTACCCAGAGGTTCTCTCAAAAAAGTTCTTTGTCAATGTTCCTGCGTTGATGAGTTTTCTATTTAATGCATTCAAGTCGTTTGTGGCCGAAGCTACGAGGAGGAAGTTAGTCATGATGCGAAACGGTAGTGAATTAAGTGAATATTTAAAGGGTTCTGGTGTTCCAAAAATTTACGGAGGAAGTTCTGGAAAACCATTAGACGAGCTTAAACTGGTGTTTGACAAAAGTAAAATCAAACTACCTGCCTATGTTAGTTATTTGTTGGAGACTAAGATAGCTAATCAAGTTGATTGAATTTGATAGACTAGTTTCCGTATCCGATAGCGTATACTGTAGTTTCCCCAGTAGAGTATCGCGCTTGACACAGTTCTGCGGTAATTCTACCACTAACTCCCAGGGGCTCCCCGGAGCTCCCCGGGGCTTCGCAAAGCATTGCCTCACTTCTCCATATCCTATCTCCTATCTTGCTTGTCATCTTCTCACGTCTCTctctgttcttttctttaatGTCTGATCATTGTCTTAATAGTCCCTTTAGATCTCCTGTCA is a window encoding:
- a CDS encoding uncharacterized protein (BUSCO:EOG093433UJ~EggNog:ENOG41), encoding MKFSRSVVFVALCVCCLAVFPKVEVDSGAYGSDLVTIQDNRPGTVHGVSAQDDLDSPDSQVSHDALHSFVLSISMIIVSEIGDKTFLVAAIMAMRYRRQQVFFAAFSALALMTILSGLLGHVLPTLLSRRVTQFCASLLFLIFGTKLLIDGLGTSKDLGVQGEMNEVEEEISAGNINNRGSEMENGVNIDLDMGSDQGAGFFEPSPVKQVMINFTERFKQISKYIFSPAWIQTFLMTFLGEWGDRSQIATIALAAGSDYIMVILGGVIGHGFCTGMAVIGGQYLASKISVRTVLLGGSVAFYLFALTYLYSAYYDIE
- a CDS encoding uncharacterized protein (EggNog:ENOG41), producing MFAPGKLIRFRSNTLYSPCRLFHFSTRRLNEIPSGPNFDTHGFVAQLVKEGFTEKEAQSAVKIVTKSITDGIHRYASNLVTKETLNKLSYQQKVDFAKLKGELQMIDKSEFNLLRNEQERMRNDIEKMSTKFKEEINKSLSSVRLDLSLEKGRVREESSIYDLKIKETDTRINQEMYNLKVQIDSVKTTVMQWLFGVCTGTFALILAYVRLVS
- the PMM1 gene encoding Phosphomannomutase 1 (BUSCO:EOG09343I67), encoding MSFEDRELPKTLCLFDVDGTLTPARLFVSPEMKETLRQLRKKCAIGFVGGSDLKKQLEQLGEDVLDNFDFCFSENGLTAYRLGKKLPSNSFIKWLGEEKYNRLAKFILKYLSEIDLPVRRGTFVEFRKGMVNVSPIGRNASTEERNDYEKFDLEHKVREKFVTALKKEFLGLGLTYSIGGQISFDVFPTGWDKTYCLNLVKDEGFDQIHFFGDKTYKGGNDWEIYSDERTIGHSVKCPEDTIKSVKRVFKL
- a CDS encoding uncharacterized protein (BUSCO:EOG09343FMY) encodes the protein MDHSKEVTQLVGQLGSLVKEAGYDEIYGYQIDPTGEFYDDATIEKLVYKLLKAYKFELQDTKKHIIEILKWRRKFDPLSAAFLEKHAPKFDKIGALTLNPDGASGQKVVTWNFYGTIDDPQDVFGHVNEFIRWRVGLMEQALNMLDLNDADNDYMVQVHDYKGASLFSMTGDAKKASTSIIRLFGDYYPEVLSKKFFVNVPALMSFLFNAFKSFVAEATRRKLVMMRNGSELSEYLKGSGVPKIYGGSSGKPLDELKLVFDKSKIKLPAYVSYLLETKIANQVD
- the NUO51 gene encoding NADH-ubiquinone oxidoreductase 51 kDa subunit, mitochondrial precursor; its protein translation is MVCHCNKKGTKGVSKGVSKASTEVTSGSCKCDVASLITMFTAKPTVRCLGKRVLNYRIQLRRSLATAQTTPNRVHGGLKDKDRIFQNLYLQNSIKNHTESYDLKSAMKIGDWYKTKEIISKGDKWIIDEMKKSGLRGRGGAGFPSGLKWSFMNPPGWEKNEGPRYVVVNADEGEPGTCKDREILRKEPHKLVEGCLLAGRAMNATAAYIYIRGEFYIEGETLQNAINQAYAAGYLGKNACGSGYDFDVFVHRGMGAYVCGEETALIESLEGKQGKPRMKPPFPAGVGVFGRPSTVTNVETVAVASTILRRGGDWFASFGRERNHGTKLYCISGNVNEPCVVEEEMSISLKDIIEKHAGGVRGGWDNLQAVIPGGASTPILAEKDCQDMIMDYDSLRAAGSGFGTAAVTVFDKQADVIKGIQRLLAFYKHESCGQCTPCREGSSYLAKMMDRFSTGQANEKEIDQALELTYKVCGHTICAMGEAFSWPYQGLVKNFKPLLLDRIKQYKKEHGFTEEGLENGGWYHEVKVENGSVSGTPLPKDPLYH